A genome region from Oenanthe melanoleuca isolate GR-GAL-2019-014 chromosome 2, OMel1.0, whole genome shotgun sequence includes the following:
- the MED10 gene encoding mediator of RNA polymerase II transcription subunit 10 has protein sequence MAEKFDSLEEHLEKFVENIRQLGIIVSDFQPSSQTGLNQKLNFMVTGLQDIDKCRQQLHDISVPLEVFEYIDQGRNPQLYTKECLERALAKNEQVKGKIDTMKKFKSLLIQELTKVFPEDMAKYKAIRGEDPPP, from the exons ATGGCGGAGAAGTTCGACTCGCTGGAGGAGCACCTGGAGAAGTTCGTGGAGAACATCCGGCAGCTCGGCATCATCGTCAGCGacttccagcccagcagccagacGGGGCTCAATCAGAAGCT GAATTTCATGGTGACGGGCTTGCAGGATATCGACAAGTGCCGGCAGCAGCTTCACGATATCAGCGTGCCCTTGGAAGTTTTTGA ATACATAGATCAAGGCCGCAACCCTCAGCTTTACACTAAAGAGTGTCTGGAGCGAGCTTTGGCTAAAAATGAGcaagtgaaaggaaaaattgaCACTATGAAG aaatttaaaagcCTGTTAATTCAAGAACTGACAAAGGTGTTCCCAGAAGATATGGCAAAGTACAAAGCTATTAGAGGAGAAGATCCTCCTCCTTAA